The following proteins are encoded in a genomic region of Deinococcus betulae:
- a CDS encoding ABC transporter substrate-binding protein: MKRGSRNPAVRLKLNPSGSRSRGGRGRERWPTDGPVLDHAVLPLFEAVLAAKPDLIIMYSLAGLPDSKANYAALSKIVPTPAFDFDATDAGWRPALKKLGRVFGRTQTAERSIQTFDRRVTELRGKLAPVLARPNTALLVMFEPTSVMALGEKFSFSGTLRQLGLKLSVPAGMDANTVFKVVIPEALLTLKADRVVLLRAKTGGQLVPRNMTDTLLAQAKLPVNTYPLDPQEASTGPLTDLKRLEALAKILR, encoded by the coding sequence GTGAAGAGGGGTTCACGGAATCCCGCTGTCAGGCTGAAACTGAACCCCAGCGGGTCTCGCTCTAGGGGAGGCCGGGGGAGGGAGCGGTGGCCGACCGACGGGCCTGTCCTGGACCATGCCGTTCTCCCGCTCTTTGAGGCGGTGCTGGCGGCCAAGCCTGACCTCATCATCATGTACTCGTTGGCCGGGCTCCCCGACTCGAAGGCGAATTACGCGGCCCTCAGCAAAATTGTCCCTACCCCGGCCTTCGATTTCGACGCGACGGACGCGGGGTGGCGCCCAGCCCTGAAAAAACTCGGCCGTGTCTTTGGCCGCACCCAGACGGCTGAGCGCTCTATCCAGACCTTTGACCGCCGGGTCACCGAACTGCGCGGCAAGCTCGCCCCTGTCCTGGCCCGGCCCAACACGGCGCTGCTGGTCATGTTCGAGCCGACCAGCGTCATGGCCCTGGGCGAGAAGTTCAGCTTCTCGGGGACGCTGCGGCAACTGGGCCTGAAACTGAGCGTGCCAGCCGGGATGGACGCCAACACCGTGTTCAAGGTGGTCATCCCCGAGGCGCTGCTGACCCTCAAGGCCGACCGGGTGGTGTTGCTGCGCGCCAAAACGGGTGGTCAGCTCGTTCCGCGCAACATGACTGACACCCTGCTGGCGCAGGCCAAATTGCCAGTCAACACTTATCCCCTGGACCCGCAGGAGGCGTCCACCGGTCCCCTGACAGACCTGAAGCGGCTTGAAGCCCTGGCCAAGATTCTCAGGTGA